A single Oncorhynchus mykiss isolate Arlee chromosome 24, USDA_OmykA_1.1, whole genome shotgun sequence DNA region contains:
- the tsr1 gene encoding pre-rRNA-processing protein TSR1 homolog, with the protein MRKWTTSSKLAGCRTLVAKMVSGAEQQQGHRAGVYKQKNKGHKHGKHRTKGEIERENKGRVSVTALTKKQRKEARKMDKRHKANQLRRNKKDLVLTEKRRLGSRDGPPHLVAVVALHAGVDAEAVTRLLRCEGAGGLVREENSVCGVSDSFGLVMPRFKQRFTFLRPDTADMHSLLDVVKVADSLVFVLDSTEGWDSYGDHCLSCLFSQGLPAHALVCQGVSDLAVKKRVDSRRALAKISEIRFPGARLFPLDSDQDATLMLRHLGAQRQRRLGFRSRRPHLLAQQVSYTPNSSEGSGGAPTGLGTLRVSGYVRGCPLQVDRLVHISGFGDFLLSQIDAPIDPLPLNSMTSRPAKQGKEGDVDMQDGGVEVASVRVLMKADPARRESLQAEAEVDPMDGEQTWPTDTELLEAEEARKSKRVMKVPKGTSDYQATWIVDEEDENGEEDEESTDDEEDEDLVMEESIDGEDLDSQVDAASGGGSDEEEEEEEELNSTSDKGGADQRYDEHMDEAEEGEGLKRYREARANEMFPDEVDTPLDQSAKNRFQRYRGLKSFRSSPWDPLENLPADYSRIFQFQSFERTRRRVLAEAAQEEEGAMVGWYVTLHVVDVPPTVMESVQAGRPLVLVSLLPHEQKMSVMHMLVRRHPSNTDPIKSKEELVFHCGFRRFRACPIFSQHTSADKHKLERFLQADAPTVVSVYAPITFPTAGVLLFKQREDGMQDLVGTGSLLSCDPQRVVLKRIVLSGHPFKINRRSAVCRYMFFNRDDILWFKPVELRTKWGRRGHIKEALGTHGHMKCVFDSQMRSQDTVMMNLYKRVYPRWTYDPYVPLPLPWVKGEGTQVPDDFDME; encoded by the exons ATGCGGAAGTGGACTACGTCATCAAAGTTGGCAGGCTGTCGCACGCTCGTGGCGAAAATGGTGTCTGGTGCAGAACAACAACAGGGCCATCGAGCTGGGGtttataaacaaaaaaacaaaggacATAAACATGGAAAGCATCGGACGAAAGGAGAAATCGAACGGGAGAACAAGG GTAGAGTGTCGGTGACGGCTCTTACCAAGAAACAGAGGAAAGAGGCGAGAAAGATGGACAAAAGGCACAAAGCCAACCAGCTGCGGCGAAATAAGAAGGACCTG GTCCTGACAGAGAAGCGTCGTCTGGGCAGCAGGGATGGTCCACCCCATCTGGTGGCTGTGGTCGCCCTCCATGCAGGTGTGGATGCTGAGGCTGTGACCAGGTTGCTGCGGTGTGAGGGGGCTGGCGGGCTGGTGCGTGAGGAGAACAGTGTGTGTGGGGTTAGTGACAGCTTTGGCCTGGTCATGCCCCGCTTCaaacagaggttcaccttcctcCGCCCAGACACAG cTGACATGCACTCTCTACTGGACGTGGTGAAGGTAGCAGACAGTCTGGTGTTTGTGCTGGACTCTACAGAAGGCTGGGACAGCTATGGAGACCACTGCCTCTCCTGTCTCTTTTCACAGGGGCTACCAGCCCATG CTCTGGTGTGTCAGGGTGTTTCAGATCTGGCAGTGAAGAAGCGTGTGGACTCACGGCGGGCACTGGCCAAGATATCTGAAATCCGCTTCCCTGGGGCGCGCCTCTTCCCCCTGGACTCAGACCAGGACGCCACACTGATGCTAAGACACCTGGGAGCACAGAGGCAGAGGAGGCTGGGCTTCCGCTCCCGTCGGCCTCACCTCCTGGCCCAGCAGGTCTCCTACACCCCCAACAGCTCTGAGGGGAGTGGGGGAGCCCCCACGGGCCTAGGGACCCTGCGTGTGTCTGGGTATGTCCGAGGCTGCCCTCTGCAGGTGGACAGGCTGGTGCACATCTCTGGATTTGGAGACTTCCTGCTCAGTCAGATCGATGCTCCCATAGACCCCCTTCCCCTCAACTCTATGACCTCTCGCCCTGCCAAGCAAGGGAAGGAAGGAGATGTAGACATGCAG GATGGTGGTGTTGAGGTGGCGTCAGTGCGGGTGCTGATGAAGGCAGACCCAGCTCGCAGGGAGAGTCTGCAGGCCGAGGCAGAGGTAGACCCCATGGATGGAGAGCAGACCTGGCCCACTGATACTGAACTGCTGGAGGCTgaag AGGCCAGAAAGAGCAAGCGTGTAATGAAGGTGCCCAAAGGGACATCAGACTACCAGGCCACGTGGATTGTggatgaggaggatgagaatggcgaggaggatgaagagagtactgacgatgaggaggatgaggatttGGTGATGGAGGAGTCCATAGATGGAGAGGACCTTGACTCTCAGGTG GATGCTGCCTCAGGTGGTGGctctgatgaggaggaggaggaggaggaggagctgaatTCCACATCGGATAAGGGTGGAGCAGACCAGCGCTATGATGAGCACATGGACGAGgcggaggaaggggaggggttaaAACGATACCGGGAGGCTCGGGCCAATGAGATGTTCCCAGATGAAGTGGACACCCCTCTAGACCAATCGGCTAAGAACAG GTTCCAGCGTTACAGGGGCCTGAAGAGTTTCCGCTCCTCCCCCTGGGACCCCTTGGAGAACCTGCCTGCAGACTACTCCCGCATCTTCCAGTTTCAGAGCTTTGAGCGCACACGCCGCCGCGTACTAGCTGAGGCTGCGCAGGAGGAAGAGGGGGCCATG GTGGGCTGGTATGTGACCCTCCATGTAGTGGATGTTCCCCCCACGGTGATGGAGAGTGTCCAGGCAGGCAGGCCTCTGGTGCTGGTCTCCTTACTGCCACATGAACAGAAG ATGTCAGTGATGCACATGCTGGTGAGGAGACACCCCAGCAACACAGACCCTATCAAGTCTAAAGAGGAGCTGGTGTTCCACTGTGGATTCAGGAGGTTCAGGGCCTGCCCCATCTTCTCCCAGCACACATCAG CCGACAAGCACAAGCTGGAGCGTTTCCTTCAGGCTGACGCCCCCACAGTGGTTTCTGTGTACGCCCCCATCACATTCCCCACCGCTGGGGTACTGCTTTTCAAACAGAGGGAGGATG GCATGCAGGACCTGGTGGGGACAGGAAGTCTGCTGAGCTGTGACCCCCAGCGTGTGGTGCTGAAGAGGATCGTGTTGAGTGGCCACCCCTTCAAGATCAACCGCCGGTCCGCTGTCTGTAGATACATGTTCTTCAACAGGG ACGACATCCTGTGGTTTAAGCCTGTTGAGCTGAGAACCAAGTGGGGCCGGAGAGGACACATCAAGGAGGCCCTAG GTACTCATGGACACATGAAGTGTGTATTTGACAGCCAAATGCGGTCTCAGGATACTGTCATGATGAACCTGTATAAGAGGGTCTATCCTCGCTGGACATATGACCCCTATGTGCCTTTGCCCCTGCCCTGGGTCAAGGGGGAAGGGACTCAGGTGCCGGATGATTTTGACATGGAGTAG